TTCTCTTTTTAACGTCCTTTGAAGAAAGTGGTGAATGTGTCGACCCATGGGCATCTGTCACAGTTCTGTTTCTTGGGGAGGCGGGGCACGACCATGCTCTTTTCAGAGGCTACTCTGCCTTCTGCAGCTCTCCCCCAGGGGGCGCACAAGGGCTGCGCAGGCTCTTCTGAAGCACGTGGGCATCTGCCGGTTCTATCCTCTTGTAGTAGTTCTTTTTCGTCTCAATGATCTCAAAGCCAAACTTCTGGTAGAAGTCGATTGCAGACTCGTTGCTGATCTGCACATGACTGtcaggaggaaggaaggaagcgtGTGAATTAGAGGTCAGGGATGAAGGGATGTGTGGGTGACATTTTCAACTGAACACTGCATCTCAAAAGGTTGCCTCCTTGATATGCACTGATGTGAAAACATAGGACTGGTGAGAGCTAAGCAAGATGGTGTATGCCCATACCAGGCATTTTCTTTGTCCAGATCTTTCACATCGACACAAGGAGAGAAAGCCATAAAAAAATATTGAGATTATAAACTTACAGGTAAATGTTGTCAAAAGTGCCATCCTTCTCACAGATGTTTAACACATGGTTCAGCATCTTCGTTCCTGGTTACAATAAAAGACAGAAGACTAGGAGTTTGACAATATGCAACACACAGGTTATCATGACCTGATACTGTGTAAACAGTGTAAGAGGATACAAGGAAATATGCCTATTGCTGGTGTATGAAACCAAGAAAAGATTGAGCCGTACCTATGCCTAATCTGCGGTAGGGCGCTAGGCAGCCCAGTGTCATGATGTACAGTCTCTTCTGGTTCTGAGAGTGGTCCACTCTGCAGCACACTGCCCCCACCGCAATGTCATTGAAGTACGCTGCAAACACAGGGATCAGAGGGCAGGCATATTACATCAGTGCCATGCTGCAGTTTTTCCTTATATTATACCATTAGTTCACTACCAAAACAAGTGCGTCAATATCAGACAACATAAGACTATGTGGTTGGGCAAGCCTGTCTCGTCTTACCTAGCTTGGCGAGCTCTCCCACTTCGAGCACGTCCTTGTAGAATTTGTCATTGTAGCTGACGGGGAAGATGACCTGGTTGAGGCGTTTCAACTGTTTAATGTTGTGGGGCGTAACATCCCCCAGCTCGATCCGGCTACTGGAACAAGAGCAGAGCGGTCAACCAGCTGGGGACACAGGTGGGAGTGGACTCCAAGCAACAAAGATAGATAATGTGGCGCTCCTATCCAGAGTGAATCCTACACAGGTGCGTAGTACATACCCATACACTGGCCTATATAGACAACTCATTAACTATGTTGATAAACTTAGAGATGTCTAACAGTTTGCTTGAGGACATGGTCCTGTCTGTGCTTTGACCACTTCTAGGGAGCAGACAGGGAAGCCAGTTTTCTGCCACTGTGAGCCATCTGGACCAGCCTAGATGCACTGACAGCTGCCACCTCTCATCCCAAAAGGCCAACACGCATACACCACAACGCCAGACACAAAATCTGCCCCCTAACGCAAAAACATAAATTCAATGGCGGGCTGGATGACATGTTAGTTGCAACTAGAAGCAATCTATGTATGTATACACACTTTCCTGTGTGCATTGATCATTTAAGATTAGTCAAGATGCATATGCAAATGTCAATCTCTGCAATCGAGAGTTTGTTTTCGTGTCTTGACTGTTTGCCCCAAATTGACCTCCCCCGGGGAGCACACAGAGGTATTTATAGGGTGGCTCCTTATGTTAAAACCTCTAGGCCGACAACAGCTGCTGCTCACGTGTTCACCAGCAGTCAGAATAGAGTGGCAGCAGAGATCATGCAACATTGCAGATATTCAAACCTAAGACATCTGCTCCGCGAATTAAAAAACCCGAGACACCACGTCATGAGACCCCATTGGACTTTGCAGACAAGATGGTGTCATGTTATTAAAACTTGTTAAGTATATAAGTAAACATCAAGCTGAAAAACT
This region of Salvelinus alpinus chromosome 8, SLU_Salpinus.1, whole genome shotgun sequence genomic DNA includes:
- the naa50 gene encoding N-alpha-acetyltransferase 50 isoform X2; the protein is MKGRIELGDVTPHNIKQLKRLNQVIFPVSYNDKFYKDVLEVGELAKLAYFNDIAVGAVCCRVDHSQNQKRLYIMTLGCLAPYRRLGIGTKMLNHVLNICEKDGTFDNIYLHVQISNESAIDFYQKFGFEIIETKKNYYKRIEPADAHVLQKSLRSPCAPPGGELQKAE
- the naa50 gene encoding N-alpha-acetyltransferase 50 isoform X1, producing MKGSRIELGDVTPHNIKQLKRLNQVIFPVSYNDKFYKDVLEVGELAKLAYFNDIAVGAVCCRVDHSQNQKRLYIMTLGCLAPYRRLGIGTKMLNHVLNICEKDGTFDNIYLHVQISNESAIDFYQKFGFEIIETKKNYYKRIEPADAHVLQKSLRSPCAPPGGELQKAE